From one Luteipulveratus mongoliensis genomic stretch:
- a CDS encoding M4 family metallopeptidase, translated as MSKKVLFAAAATAALTTSALGLNGASAASRTSADTPQPSKQAAVQRATSSIGAHRAALRATSDDTFTARDVVVDADGSSHVRMDRTVGGLKVLGGDTVVHTDGRGAWRGASLTLKSPVTISRTPRLTAASAKAKAPALAKASKPTLVIEARQGAPRLAYLFTVGGVQEDGTPSRIATTVDANTGRVLLREQQIHTAEGDGKSLYRGTVPVQSSATSSGFELKDTTRGNALTKDVNGGTDLPLLCPLLSIGCATGPTFTDADNHWGTGTTADRASAAVDVQFGTAATWDYYKQEHGRNGIFNDGKGVPSRVHYGNAYVNAFWDGKQMTYGDGDNKVAGPLVSLDVAAHEMSHGVMSATANLTYSGESGGLNESSSDIFGALVENKNSNADDPGDWFVGEEIVKDRPALRFMDKPSKDGQSPDCYISGIGDLDVHYSSGVGNHFAYLLANGSGAKIINGVQHNSPTCNGSAVTGIGNEKLGKIWYRAISVYMTSSTNYVGARTATLSAAKDLYGASSPESSAVAAAWSAVGVA; from the coding sequence ATGAGCAAGAAGGTTCTCTTCGCGGCGGCCGCAACAGCGGCCTTGACCACGTCAGCACTCGGTTTGAACGGCGCGTCGGCAGCGAGCCGGACCAGCGCCGACACCCCACAGCCTTCGAAGCAGGCTGCGGTTCAGCGCGCGACGTCCTCGATCGGCGCGCACCGCGCGGCGCTCCGGGCGACGTCGGACGACACGTTCACGGCGCGCGACGTCGTCGTCGACGCGGATGGTTCGAGCCACGTCCGGATGGACCGTACGGTCGGCGGCCTCAAGGTGCTCGGCGGCGACACCGTCGTTCACACCGATGGTCGCGGTGCCTGGCGAGGCGCCAGCCTGACGCTGAAGTCCCCGGTGACCATCAGCCGTACGCCGCGCCTCACCGCAGCGAGCGCCAAGGCCAAGGCTCCGGCCCTGGCCAAGGCGTCCAAGCCGACTCTCGTCATCGAGGCTCGCCAGGGTGCGCCCCGGCTGGCCTACCTGTTCACGGTCGGCGGCGTGCAGGAGGACGGCACACCCAGCCGCATCGCGACGACCGTTGACGCCAACACGGGCCGAGTTCTGTTGCGAGAGCAGCAGATTCACACCGCAGAAGGCGACGGCAAGAGCCTCTACCGCGGCACGGTGCCCGTGCAGTCGAGTGCTACCTCCAGTGGCTTCGAGCTCAAGGACACCACGCGCGGCAACGCCCTCACGAAGGACGTCAACGGCGGCACCGACCTGCCGCTGCTGTGCCCGCTGCTGAGCATCGGCTGCGCGACGGGCCCGACCTTCACCGACGCCGACAACCACTGGGGCACCGGGACGACCGCCGACCGCGCGAGTGCGGCAGTCGACGTACAGTTCGGCACCGCAGCCACCTGGGACTACTACAAGCAGGAGCACGGCCGCAACGGAATCTTCAACGATGGCAAGGGTGTTCCGAGCCGCGTGCACTACGGCAACGCCTATGTGAACGCGTTCTGGGATGGCAAGCAGATGACCTACGGCGACGGCGACAACAAGGTCGCGGGCCCGCTGGTGTCACTCGATGTCGCGGCTCACGAGATGTCGCACGGCGTGATGTCGGCGACCGCGAATCTGACCTACTCGGGCGAGTCCGGTGGTCTCAACGAGTCGAGCAGCGACATCTTCGGCGCGCTCGTCGAGAACAAGAACTCCAACGCGGACGACCCGGGTGACTGGTTCGTCGGCGAGGAGATCGTCAAGGACCGGCCGGCGCTGCGCTTCATGGACAAGCCGAGCAAGGACGGTCAGTCGCCCGACTGCTACATCTCGGGCATCGGCGACCTCGACGTGCACTACTCGTCGGGTGTGGGCAACCACTTCGCCTACCTCCTGGCCAACGGCAGCGGCGCGAAGATCATCAACGGTGTGCAGCACAACTCGCCGACCTGCAACGGCTCCGCGGTGACCGGCATCGGCAACGAGAAGCTCGGCAAGATCTGGTACCGCGCGATCTCGGTCTACATGACGTCGAGCACCAACTACGTCGGTGCGCGCACGGCAACGCTGAGCGCCGCCAAGGATCTGTACGGCGCGAGCTCGCCCGAGTCCAGTGCGGTCGCCGCCGCCTGGTCCGCAGTCGGCGTCGCCTGA
- a CDS encoding phosphocholine-specific phospholipase C — MVEQGQSALSRRRFLAGTGAAVATTALPGLLEEAAAVAPAGPDLSAVEHVVFFMQENRSFDHYLGALQGVRGFGDRTPVRLPNGYSAFHQPNVLNIGHTLPFHLDTGTTAATCMNAPPMSYPEDLKAFNSGKFDGWIRDRDFVGSVGSFLSQTGMGHFERPDLPFYYALADAFTVCDNYFCSTLTQTNPNRLMFFTGSNGASVGRSAVLDNTVPDAGFTWTTYAERLEQAGVSWKVYQEADNFNDNALAWFAPFKKAKKGDPLWDKGMATVDSLEDAFGADIESGDLPQVSWIVASEWLSEHANAKPAYGEDLTARLLQKLWANPDVWSKTVFVLNYDENGGFFDHLPSPVPPSDLVEGLSTVSTAGEVVDGKPIGPGFRVPMMVISPWSTGGWVCSELMDHTSTLRFLEKRFEIAEPNISAWRRSVSGDLTSAFDFRRSNTDVPPMPDTSGRPAQADAQCSGYLPPTPPLFPKLPAQEPGRRRARALPYAFEASARADAKAGRLWIDMTNTGKTGVVLRVCPARFRSDGPWTYTIGAGKQLTDFWTTPGGYDLAVNGPNGFLRWLEGDLAKETAPGAAHPNATLRYDARRAAVVLDMVNSGDAACTFTVYTERGLKSPPTAYTVAAGARASHAFPIATDHHWYDVSAKADNGSGFVRRFAGHIETGAPSRSE, encoded by the coding sequence ATGGTTGAGCAAGGCCAGTCTGCGCTGTCACGACGACGTTTCCTCGCGGGTACCGGTGCTGCTGTGGCCACGACCGCGCTGCCCGGACTCCTCGAGGAGGCAGCCGCGGTCGCGCCCGCTGGTCCGGACCTGTCCGCGGTCGAGCACGTGGTGTTCTTCATGCAGGAGAACCGGTCGTTCGATCACTACCTTGGGGCGTTGCAGGGAGTTCGTGGGTTCGGTGACCGTACGCCGGTGCGGCTGCCCAACGGGTACTCGGCCTTCCATCAGCCCAACGTGCTCAACATCGGGCACACGCTGCCGTTCCACCTCGACACCGGGACAACGGCCGCTACCTGTATGAACGCGCCACCGATGTCGTACCCAGAGGACCTGAAGGCCTTCAACTCGGGGAAGTTCGACGGGTGGATCCGCGACCGGGACTTCGTCGGCTCGGTCGGCAGCTTCCTGTCCCAGACGGGCATGGGCCACTTCGAGCGTCCGGACCTGCCGTTCTACTACGCCCTGGCCGACGCGTTCACCGTGTGTGACAACTACTTCTGCTCCACCCTGACGCAGACCAACCCCAACCGGCTGATGTTCTTCACCGGCTCCAACGGTGCATCGGTCGGCCGGTCGGCTGTGCTGGACAACACCGTTCCCGACGCCGGCTTCACGTGGACGACGTACGCCGAGCGCCTGGAGCAGGCGGGTGTCAGCTGGAAGGTCTACCAAGAGGCGGACAACTTCAACGACAACGCGCTCGCCTGGTTCGCACCCTTCAAGAAGGCGAAGAAGGGAGATCCGTTGTGGGACAAGGGAATGGCCACGGTGGACAGTCTCGAGGATGCCTTCGGCGCTGACATCGAGAGCGGTGACCTTCCGCAGGTCTCGTGGATCGTGGCCTCGGAGTGGTTGTCCGAGCACGCGAACGCCAAACCGGCGTACGGCGAGGACCTCACGGCGCGTCTGCTGCAGAAGCTCTGGGCCAACCCGGACGTGTGGTCCAAGACGGTGTTCGTCCTCAACTACGACGAGAACGGTGGCTTCTTCGACCACCTTCCCTCGCCGGTGCCGCCCTCGGATCTCGTGGAAGGGCTGAGCACGGTCAGCACCGCCGGGGAAGTGGTCGACGGCAAGCCGATCGGCCCGGGGTTCCGGGTCCCGATGATGGTGATCTCGCCCTGGAGCACGGGCGGGTGGGTCTGCTCGGAGCTGATGGACCACACCTCGACACTGCGGTTCCTGGAGAAGCGGTTCGAGATCGCCGAGCCCAACATCAGTGCCTGGCGCAGATCGGTGTCCGGTGACCTGACCTCGGCGTTCGACTTCCGACGGTCCAACACAGATGTTCCTCCGATGCCTGACACCTCAGGACGGCCCGCGCAGGCTGACGCGCAGTGCTCGGGCTACCTGCCGCCGACACCGCCGCTGTTCCCCAAGCTGCCCGCTCAGGAGCCGGGTCGGCGCAGGGCGCGTGCCCTGCCGTACGCCTTCGAAGCGTCCGCCCGGGCGGACGCCAAGGCCGGCCGGTTGTGGATCGACATGACCAACACCGGCAAGACCGGCGTGGTGCTGCGTGTCTGTCCGGCGCGGTTTCGTTCGGACGGACCCTGGACCTACACCATCGGGGCCGGCAAGCAGCTCACCGACTTCTGGACCACGCCCGGCGGTTACGACCTTGCCGTCAACGGCCCGAACGGCTTCCTGCGCTGGCTCGAGGGAGACCTGGCCAAGGAGACCGCGCCGGGTGCGGCCCACCCCAATGCGACCCTTCGCTACGACGCCAGACGGGCCGCAGTCGTGCTCGACATGGTCAACTCAGGTGACGCCGCCTGCACGTTCACGGTGTACACCGAACGCGGGCTGAAGAGTCCGCCGACGGCTTACACGGTTGCTGCGGGCGCACGCGCGAGCCACGCCTTCCCGATCGCCACGGACCACCACTGGTACGACGTGAGCGCGAAGGCCGACAACGGCAGTGGTTTCGTCCGACGCTTCGCCGGTCACATCGAGACGGGCGCGCCAAGCCGTTCGGAGTAG
- a CDS encoding ArsR/SmtB family transcription factor gives MIELELTATDLARVRFTSDAVWETTSSLSLINHRQHFQLHRHLRPRIPSDPDFDLDLLLELTSPEHFTPDLLGPTPTARAGHPLDQFERLADTPDEVLESDVRALRELLPGSRAARMTGRELAERTAAAMAAYWQSVLEPLWPRLEAIVGADIAHRSVALASEGLERALDELHDSIAWTGSGLRIALADSHIRLPSACAGLWLVPLVFRGPTVMLADTSTPPVIAYAARGAGQLWERPVETIVGGIDALIGTSRAAILAQLDIPRTTTALATAVGLSAGTVSQHLAVLVSAGLCTSRRDGRRVLYARTERADLLLDIDAAQAR, from the coding sequence ATGATCGAGCTGGAGCTGACGGCGACCGACCTCGCACGGGTGCGGTTCACCAGCGACGCGGTGTGGGAGACGACCTCCAGCCTCAGCCTGATCAACCACCGGCAGCACTTTCAGCTGCACCGCCACCTGCGGCCGCGAATCCCGAGTGATCCGGACTTCGATCTCGACCTCCTTCTCGAGCTCACCAGTCCGGAGCACTTCACCCCGGACCTGCTCGGGCCGACCCCCACGGCCCGAGCAGGTCACCCGCTGGATCAGTTCGAGCGCCTCGCTGACACCCCCGATGAGGTGCTGGAGTCCGACGTGCGCGCGCTGCGCGAGCTGTTGCCGGGATCGCGTGCCGCACGGATGACCGGTCGCGAGCTCGCCGAGCGCACGGCGGCTGCCATGGCGGCGTACTGGCAGTCCGTCCTCGAACCCCTCTGGCCGCGGCTGGAGGCGATCGTCGGCGCCGACATCGCCCATCGCTCGGTCGCGCTCGCGTCGGAAGGACTCGAGCGAGCCCTCGACGAGCTGCACGACAGCATCGCTTGGACCGGCAGCGGTCTGCGAATCGCGTTGGCGGACAGCCACATTCGACTGCCGTCGGCGTGTGCAGGCCTGTGGTTGGTGCCGCTGGTGTTCCGCGGCCCGACCGTGATGCTCGCGGACACGTCGACGCCGCCAGTGATCGCCTACGCCGCCCGCGGCGCCGGCCAGCTGTGGGAACGGCCGGTCGAGACGATCGTCGGCGGGATCGACGCGCTCATCGGCACCTCGCGGGCGGCGATCCTCGCCCAGCTGGACATCCCGCGTACGACCACCGCACTCGCGACCGCGGTCGGCTTGAGCGCGGGCACGGTCAGTCAGCACCTGGCGGTGCTGGTGTCGGCGGGTCTGTGCACGTCGAGGCGCGATGGACGGCGCGTCCTGTACGCCCGTACGGAGCGCGCGGACCTGCTGCTCGACATCGACGCCGCTCAGGCACGCTGA
- a CDS encoding beta-ketoacyl-ACP synthase III: protein MPTLIRTAEPVAASAMLGLGVYRPERVVTNEEICQHIDSTDEWIQSRSGIKNRRFAAEGETVIDMSVAAARKALDASGIEADQLDCVIVATLTHTQHTPAAAPRVADRLGSSAAAFDLSAACAGFCHGLALASDMVRGGTAAYVLVVGAERMSQIVDPTDRGTAFIFGDGAGAVVVGRADVAGIGPVAWGSDGSQHDVIAQHPECDLVHEGPKPVLHMEGTAVFRWAAFSMGKVAQEALDLAGVDVENLDAFVPHQANLRIVDMLTKSLNVPEHVPVARDIIDSGNTSAASIPLAMDTMLRNGEAKPGDTALLIGFGAGLSYAGQVVALPAFA, encoded by the coding sequence TTGCCCACTCTCATCCGAACCGCCGAACCCGTCGCCGCCAGCGCGATGCTGGGCCTGGGCGTCTACCGGCCCGAGCGCGTGGTGACCAACGAGGAGATCTGCCAGCACATCGACTCCACGGACGAGTGGATCCAGTCGCGCTCAGGCATCAAGAACCGGCGCTTCGCCGCCGAGGGCGAGACCGTCATCGACATGAGCGTCGCCGCCGCACGCAAGGCGCTCGACGCCTCGGGCATCGAGGCCGACCAGCTCGACTGCGTCATCGTGGCCACCCTGACCCACACCCAGCACACACCGGCTGCCGCGCCGCGCGTCGCGGACCGGCTCGGTTCGTCGGCAGCGGCGTTCGACCTGTCCGCTGCCTGCGCCGGGTTCTGCCACGGACTCGCGCTCGCCTCGGACATGGTGCGCGGCGGGACGGCGGCGTACGTCCTCGTCGTCGGCGCCGAGCGCATGAGTCAGATCGTCGATCCGACGGACCGAGGCACGGCGTTCATCTTCGGCGACGGCGCCGGAGCCGTCGTGGTGGGACGTGCGGACGTCGCCGGGATCGGGCCGGTGGCCTGGGGATCCGATGGTTCACAGCACGACGTGATCGCCCAGCACCCGGAGTGCGATCTCGTCCATGAGGGCCCGAAGCCGGTGCTGCACATGGAGGGGACCGCGGTGTTCCGATGGGCGGCATTCTCGATGGGCAAGGTGGCACAGGAAGCGTTGGACCTGGCAGGGGTCGACGTCGAGAATCTCGACGCGTTCGTCCCGCACCAGGCCAACCTGCGCATCGTCGACATGCTGACCAAGTCGTTGAACGTCCCTGAGCACGTGCCGGTCGCCCGCGACATCATCGACAGCGGCAACACCTCCGCCGCCTCGATCCCGCTGGCGATGGACACGATGCTCCGCAATGGCGAGGCCAAGCCGGGGGACACCGCGCTGCTCATCGGATTCGGCGCCGGGCTCAGCTATGCCGGGCAGGTCGTCGCCCTGCCGGCGTTCGCCTGA
- a CDS encoding DUF1453 family protein, protein MQTAFNIIAAALVLLFILNRQLKPRAIREDRPYRQMLILGAIGFYQLGSYDEAASVSTTAWVLLAVSFVVGVAFALVRGTQVHVWREGGVLMRQGNAVTIALWVVSIAVHIGIDVLIGGTGSAAEGLGTTSILAYLAAVLAVQQFVTLRRAEALADRGVTQPMVNA, encoded by the coding sequence ATGCAGACAGCCTTCAACATCATCGCCGCCGCCCTCGTCCTCCTCTTCATCCTCAACCGCCAGCTCAAGCCACGCGCCATCCGCGAAGACCGTCCCTACCGCCAGATGCTGATCCTCGGAGCCATCGGCTTCTACCAGCTGGGTTCGTACGACGAGGCCGCCTCGGTCTCGACCACCGCCTGGGTGCTGCTCGCCGTGAGCTTCGTCGTAGGTGTCGCGTTCGCGCTGGTGCGCGGCACGCAGGTGCACGTCTGGCGAGAGGGTGGCGTCCTGATGCGCCAGGGCAACGCCGTCACCATCGCGCTGTGGGTCGTGTCCATCGCCGTGCACATCGGCATCGACGTCCTGATCGGCGGGACCGGTTCTGCCGCAGAGGGACTCGGCACGACGAGCATCCTCGCCTACCTCGCTGCGGTGCTCGCCGTCCAGCAGTTCGTCACCCTCCGTCGCGCCGAGGCGCTCGCCGACCGCGGTGTGACGCAGCCAATGGTGAACGCCTGA
- a CDS encoding NIPSNAP family protein: MSSILVELRQYTLHPEGRDRLIDIFEEHFIEPQEELGISVLGTFTDQGDDDRFVWLRGFPDLETRGRSLPAFYGGPVWREHRDRANATMIDSDNVFLLEPAPGSRPLESWQRDRPAFGARTTSAGWGYVHAFVLGSGGHDELAQAAADAREALDRAFGVPVSLLVSSDHENNFPPLPVRGDRAIVAFAMFEDESSRAAAVQRVAEDAGVRELRVSLGTQLTDELTVMLRPTARSAIRTPLVE; the protein is encoded by the coding sequence ATGTCGTCCATACTCGTCGAGCTCCGTCAGTACACCCTCCACCCCGAGGGGCGGGACCGCCTCATCGACATCTTCGAGGAGCACTTCATCGAGCCGCAGGAAGAGCTCGGCATCAGCGTGCTCGGCACGTTCACCGACCAGGGTGACGACGACCGTTTCGTGTGGCTGCGCGGCTTCCCCGATCTTGAGACGCGGGGCCGCTCGCTCCCTGCGTTCTACGGCGGGCCGGTCTGGCGGGAGCACCGGGATCGCGCGAACGCAACGATGATCGACTCCGACAACGTCTTCTTGCTGGAGCCGGCGCCGGGATCGCGACCGCTGGAGTCGTGGCAGCGCGACCGGCCCGCGTTCGGTGCTCGTACGACGTCGGCCGGCTGGGGTTACGTGCACGCGTTCGTGCTCGGCTCGGGCGGGCACGACGAGCTCGCCCAGGCGGCCGCCGATGCGCGCGAGGCGCTCGATCGGGCCTTCGGCGTGCCGGTGTCGCTGCTCGTGTCCAGTGACCACGAGAACAACTTCCCGCCGCTCCCCGTCCGCGGCGACCGCGCGATCGTGGCGTTCGCGATGTTCGAGGACGAGAGCTCCCGGGCCGCTGCGGTCCAGCGCGTCGCCGAGGACGCCGGCGTACGAGAGCTGCGAGTCTCCCTGGGCACTCAGCTGACCGACGAGCTCACCGTGATGCTCCGCCCCACCGCCCGCTCCGCGATCCGCACCCCGCTGGTCGAGTAG
- a CDS encoding iron chaperone translates to MSANTSESTGFTPAERAAMKRRAAELRAAGKSGTKKADDLQAVLDAIASMSAADRSLAERVHATVAASAPQLSPKTWYGMPAYANAAGKVVVCFKNSGKFNTRYSTLEFQDAANLDDGDLWPTAYALSVWSTAVERKIAELVTAAVS, encoded by the coding sequence ATGTCCGCAAACACCTCCGAGTCCACCGGCTTCACCCCCGCAGAGCGCGCCGCGATGAAGCGGCGTGCGGCCGAGCTACGCGCCGCAGGCAAGAGCGGCACCAAGAAGGCCGACGACCTCCAGGCGGTCCTCGATGCGATCGCCTCGATGTCGGCGGCGGATCGCTCGCTCGCAGAGCGTGTCCATGCCACCGTGGCCGCCAGCGCCCCGCAGCTGTCGCCGAAGACCTGGTACGGGATGCCGGCGTACGCCAACGCGGCCGGCAAGGTCGTCGTCTGCTTCAAGAACTCGGGCAAGTTCAACACCCGCTACTCGACCCTCGAGTTCCAGGATGCCGCGAACCTCGACGACGGCGACCTGTGGCCGACGGCGTACGCGCTATCCGTCTGGAGCACCGCCGTGGAGCGGAAGATCGCCGAGCTGGTGACGGCTGCAGTCTCCTGA
- a CDS encoding endo-beta-N-acetylglucosaminidase H: MRGRRSRMTVIASVLMAMLTALATAFAAPTTSAAAAGKVAKDGPLSVAYVEVNNDSMLNVGKYTLKDSGENVFDIAVIFAANINYDGTNAYLHFNDNVQNVLDNADTQIRPLQEKGIKVVLSVLGNHEGAGFSNFPSQAAAAAFATQLSDTVSKYGLDGIDFDDEYADYGTNGTGQPNDSSFVYLVSALRDQMPDKLITFYFYGPASSRLTYDGVDAGAKLDYSWNAMYGTWSPPAVSLGKDRLSPAAVDIRNTGAGTATDLARQTVSEGYGVYLTYNLGGGDTSGYISGFTRELYGKDAVYTP, from the coding sequence ATGCGCGGTCGACGCAGCCGGATGACCGTCATCGCGTCGGTCCTGATGGCCATGTTGACCGCGCTGGCCACGGCCTTTGCCGCGCCGACCACGTCAGCGGCTGCCGCCGGCAAGGTAGCCAAGGACGGTCCGCTGTCCGTTGCCTACGTCGAGGTCAACAACGACAGCATGCTCAATGTCGGCAAGTACACGCTGAAGGACAGCGGCGAGAACGTCTTCGACATCGCCGTGATCTTCGCCGCCAACATCAACTACGACGGCACCAACGCCTACCTGCACTTCAACGACAACGTGCAGAACGTGCTCGACAACGCCGACACCCAGATCCGGCCGCTGCAGGAGAAGGGGATCAAAGTCGTACTCTCCGTCCTCGGCAACCACGAGGGCGCCGGGTTCTCCAACTTCCCGTCGCAGGCGGCCGCGGCAGCCTTTGCCACACAGCTGTCCGACACGGTCAGCAAATACGGGCTCGACGGCATCGACTTCGACGACGAGTACGCCGACTACGGCACCAACGGGACCGGTCAGCCCAACGACAGCTCGTTCGTCTACCTCGTCTCAGCGCTGCGGGACCAGATGCCCGACAAGCTGATCACGTTCTACTTCTACGGCCCCGCCTCGTCGCGACTGACGTACGACGGTGTGGACGCCGGCGCAAAGCTCGACTACTCCTGGAACGCGATGTACGGCACGTGGTCACCGCCCGCCGTCTCGCTCGGCAAGGACCGGCTCTCGCCTGCGGCGGTCGACATCCGCAACACCGGTGCCGGCACCGCGACCGATCTCGCGCGGCAGACGGTCAGCGAGGGGTACGGCGTCTACCTGACCTACAACCTCGGCGGCGGCGACACCAGCGGCTACATCTCAGGGTTCACCCGGGAGCTGTACGGCAAGGACGCGGTCTACACGCCCTAG
- a CDS encoding pyruvate dehydrogenase, with protein sequence MKLADQIVQQLRDAGVRRIYGIVGDSLNPVVDAVRRTGGTAEGGIDWIHVRHEESAAFAAGADAQVTGELVACAGSCGPGNLHLINGLYDANRSGAPVVAIASHIPSSQIGQGYFQETHPDRLFTECSVYSELISTPEQSPRVVAAAIRHAVSAPGVAVITLPGDIADMETKIEAPAYVPVKPGVLQPDSSSVEALAAAINEVEKVALFVGAGVAGAHDEVLELAELIGAPIGHSLRGKEHIQYDNPLDVGMTGLLGYGAAAAGLDGAELLIMLGTDFPYDQFLPDVRTAQVDRDATVIGRRTSVDLPIHGDVRPTLQALIPLVEAKKSRKFLEQTLKKHDKLMNKAVGAYTKNVEHKEPIHPEYAASILDGVAAPDAIFTADTGMCNVWTARYINPFGTRRLIGSFLHGSMANALPQAIGAQLAYPDRQVVSVSGDGGLSMLLGEMLTVAAYELPLNVVVFNNSTLGMVKLEMLVDKLPDFGVDVPSVDYAAIAAAMGWYSVRVTDPRQLEGALGEALAQKGPTLVDVVTDPLALSIPPKISSSQVFGFATAMSKIVLNGGAGEAVSMARSNLRNIPRG encoded by the coding sequence GTGAAGCTCGCCGACCAGATCGTCCAGCAGCTGCGTGATGCGGGAGTGCGCCGCATCTACGGGATCGTCGGCGACAGTCTCAACCCGGTGGTCGACGCAGTTCGTCGCACGGGTGGCACCGCAGAAGGCGGCATCGACTGGATCCATGTCCGGCACGAGGAGTCCGCGGCGTTCGCGGCCGGCGCGGACGCCCAGGTCACTGGTGAGCTCGTCGCCTGCGCGGGCTCGTGCGGACCTGGCAACCTGCACCTCATCAACGGTCTGTACGACGCCAACCGCTCCGGTGCTCCGGTCGTTGCGATCGCCAGCCACATCCCCAGCAGCCAGATCGGGCAGGGCTACTTCCAGGAGACCCACCCGGACCGCCTCTTCACCGAGTGCTCGGTCTACTCCGAGCTGATCTCGACGCCTGAGCAGTCGCCGCGCGTCGTCGCGGCCGCCATCCGGCACGCGGTGTCCGCCCCGGGTGTCGCGGTGATCACCTTGCCGGGCGACATCGCCGACATGGAGACCAAGATCGAGGCGCCGGCGTACGTGCCCGTCAAACCCGGTGTGCTGCAACCGGATTCGTCGTCGGTCGAGGCGCTCGCCGCGGCGATCAACGAGGTCGAGAAGGTCGCACTCTTCGTCGGCGCGGGTGTCGCCGGCGCCCACGACGAGGTACTCGAGCTGGCCGAACTGATCGGTGCTCCGATCGGCCACTCGCTCCGGGGCAAGGAGCACATCCAGTACGACAACCCGCTCGACGTCGGAATGACCGGACTGCTCGGATACGGCGCTGCTGCAGCCGGACTCGACGGTGCCGAGCTGCTCATCATGCTCGGCACGGACTTCCCCTACGACCAGTTCCTGCCCGACGTACGCACCGCTCAGGTCGACCGTGACGCGACAGTCATCGGTCGGCGTACGTCCGTCGACCTCCCGATCCACGGTGACGTACGGCCGACGCTGCAAGCGTTGATTCCTTTGGTGGAGGCGAAGAAGAGCCGCAAGTTCCTGGAGCAGACGCTCAAGAAGCACGACAAGCTGATGAACAAGGCGGTCGGCGCGTACACCAAGAATGTCGAGCACAAAGAGCCGATCCACCCCGAGTACGCCGCCTCGATCCTCGACGGCGTAGCCGCGCCGGACGCGATCTTCACGGCCGACACGGGCATGTGCAACGTCTGGACCGCTCGCTATATCAACCCGTTCGGCACGCGACGGCTCATCGGCTCATTCCTGCACGGGTCAATGGCCAACGCGTTGCCACAAGCGATCGGCGCGCAGCTGGCCTATCCCGACCGGCAGGTCGTCTCGGTCTCCGGTGACGGCGGCCTGTCGATGCTGCTCGGCGAGATGCTGACAGTGGCGGCGTACGAATTGCCTTTGAACGTTGTGGTGTTCAACAACTCCACGCTCGGCATGGTCAAGCTCGAGATGCTGGTCGACAAGCTGCCGGACTTCGGGGTGGACGTACCGTCGGTGGACTACGCGGCCATCGCAGCCGCAATGGGTTGGTACTCCGTGCGGGTGACCGATCCGCGTCAGCTCGAGGGCGCGCTGGGGGAGGCGCTGGCCCAGAAGGGTCCGACTCTGGTCGACGTGGTCACTGATCCGCTCGCGCTGTCGATCCCGCCCAAGATCTCCTCGTCGCAGGTATTCGGATTCGCGACGGCCATGAGCAAGATCGTGCTCAACGGTGGTGCCGGCGAGGCCGTCTCGATGGCGCGTTCAAACCTGCGCAACATTCCCCGCGGCTGA
- a CDS encoding Rrf2 family transcriptional regulator translates to MSANSRLTMAVHCLCWLELARRRGRTPLTSEEVAASLATNPVVVRRLLGELRRAGLVTASRGPGAGWSMTRPVEDVTMLDVHRALGEGPPFALHRNEPNQECPVGRGVRPALGEIYAGVDAALERELAAHTIEQVLESTLIASNSTSTPIE, encoded by the coding sequence ATGAGCGCGAACAGCAGACTGACGATGGCCGTGCACTGCCTGTGCTGGCTGGAGCTCGCGCGTCGGCGAGGGCGTACGCCGCTGACCTCCGAGGAAGTCGCGGCGAGCCTCGCCACCAACCCCGTTGTCGTACGCCGGTTGCTGGGTGAGCTGCGCCGCGCCGGCCTCGTGACGGCCAGCCGAGGTCCCGGTGCCGGCTGGTCGATGACGCGGCCCGTCGAGGACGTCACCATGCTCGATGTGCACCGCGCGCTGGGGGAGGGCCCGCCCTTCGCGCTGCACCGCAACGAGCCCAACCAGGAGTGCCCAGTGGGTCGCGGCGTACGGCCGGCGCTCGGCGAGATCTACGCGGGTGTCGATGCCGCGCTCGAGCGTGAGCTGGCCGCCCACACCATCGAGCAAGTCCTCGAGTCCACCTTGATTGCGTCGAACTCAACGTCAACGCCGATCGAGTAG